In Labrus mixtus chromosome 22, fLabMix1.1, whole genome shotgun sequence, the genomic window GAACAAGCCAAACTTTAAAGGCTCAACAGCTGCCGCCATCAAGCCAGATTTTAGTTTCTTTGTTCCCTGCAGatatgatttttaaatattcGCATTACCATAGAAACTTGCTTCCATTGTTTCCGGCTAATGATAATTTCTGAGATTGTTCTTTTTTCCGCTTGATTGTACAAGATTTGATCAGACAAGATTGAGTTCAGAGCCACCAACTTACCACAATCACAAAATTCAACAGATAGACCAAGTTGCTCACGATGTGAATGTATAGTGTGGGGACAGTGTTGCACAAAAACTTTGCTAAGAATGGACACTGACTGTTATCAGCTTTAAACAAGTGACCTTTCACTCAAAGGTAGATCAAAGTTAAACCCTGTCATTGCTTCTTGCTTTTAATTCAAGAAGATATTTCAAATTCAGTATGCTGGTGCTATTGGAACAGTGGTGACACACATATGCTGCATTCACTTCATATCGGAAAACACAGTAGGAAAAGAGGAATGGCTACAGTTTGGAATATTTAGACATGAaatgacatttgaaatgaacAGAGATAAGGTCAGACATGACCAACTGCAGCAGAAGTTACATTTCATCTGACAAATTTTCAAATTGTATGCTAACATCTGTGAATTTGTTGCTATGCTAGCTGAGCGATGACGCCACTTAGGAATTTGTACATACTTCCCGCTTTATAATCCCACATTCTTGCTATAATTGCCACTAGGGGTCGTGAATGTAATTGTCCTCCAGTTGCAGTCTTGTTTTAACAGTTAATCCGATATGAGGGGAACGTGGCAAAAAAGAAACCTTGGTTAGTACTACACTCCATTACATTTTCTGACCTATAGCCTCCTCACATGCATACATTATGTTACACTTTTCCTTCTGCTTAAtaattttctgttttagttAAAGCTGATGCTCTTCGACAAACAGATATAACACCTCACAGCTTCCAACAACATTATTGTCGCTTTGGCAGTTAGTTTTAGAGAAGTGCAGAGGACCCCAAATAGAGCCTTGTGGAACGTCAAGAGGCACCCCTTGGCTTGGAGCTCAGTTTATTTGCAGTGAAAGGAGATGTGAGCTTGCCACTGAGGTGAGCATGAGCTGTTGGCAGAGAAGAAGGATCTAGATGTTGGTTTCCCGCTGCATAGGTTCCTcctctttttgatttttttcaaccaGCTCTTCTGACGCCTGTGCTTCCCCATCAGCCTCTTTTTGATTCTTAAGCTGGTCTGGATCTTCTGTCTCAGTCCGTTTGTACATCTCTGCCCTCTTGCGCTCCTGATCCAAGAGTCTGTAGTTAATGAAGTTCCCAATAAAGAGCCAAATACTTGCAAAAATTACGACAGCTCCGCAGCAAAAATACATGTACTTGTAGTTCTTCGAGATATCAACCAATTTCCCTGTAAGACAACACAAGGGTTTAAGAGTCAGCAAAATGTCTAAAAACTTGCACATACAACTGAGTGATTATCTTCCAAAAGTATTTCTAAATATAcgcttattttatatttttcctaTTCCTACATTCTATAGATGGGGTTCCACCTAAATCCATGTTTTGCAACAGCCTTAAAGCAGCAACgtcaaaacaaagacactgatagttttttaaaatctgtgcagTACTTCACTTATATTTATCCATTTCTGACGGAGTAGAACTATTCCACATGGAAACATTGTTGTCagacatttctgaaaaaaaagtaagtacTACAAAAAAGTTTCTTGAATCAATTGTTTGAAAAATACTGTCCTGTCAGCGCAGGTATGCTCATCATCCCGCTGGCATCCGGAGGCTAGGCTTTACATTGCTGCAGACTGGGATGTTTGTACTACATAATTGAGCTAATTTACAGAAAAATCAATGacaatttactttttttgagaAACTGCGACCGGAAGGGGCCAAGCTTACTggcatctcctgtggctaataCACGTACTATTtacaagtacctcatacaatCCCATttcaaaaatgactgaactataATTTTAGGTGcaaaaatctgacattttagGTCAAATGTACCCTCAGACAGTCAAAACATACCTGCTAGAGGTGGACCAAGGAGGACGGGGCAACACTCCACAATAGTGGTGAGTCCAACAGCACTGGAAAATCTCTGAGGCCCAACCAGATCCATCAGTGTTTCAAACAACACTGAGCTGACCATGCCAAAGGCAAAGCCGAAGAACATGGCATATACCACCAGACCGGTGTAGCTTTCCACTAGTGGGCAGAGGATGTGGCACACTCCATTGTACAGCACAGCAAAGCTGAAGAAGTATTGGATTCTGGGCCGGACCCAGCGTGAGTTGGCAAGTAACCCCATGGAGGGCCTCGCAAACATGTCGACAAAAGCAAGAATAGAGAGCAGGAAGGCAGCAGAGTATTCATCCACGCCCATGTCCTTAGCGTAGGCCGCAAGGAAGACTATAGGAGCAAAGAAGCCAAGGAACATGATGACATTGCCTGACAGATAAATGAGGAAACCACGATGCTGGAAGAGTGTCAAGTCCAAGTACTTGTTGACTGTTTTCCATGCACtgaacttttcttttgttgtggtTATTGCAGCTAACTCTTCATCTTTCTTGATCTTGCCGGGTGGTGGTCCAAGAGGTCTCATTAGAGATCCAGCCACACAGCAGTTCAGTAGCAGGCCGCCCAGAATGAGGAAGCTACCTCTCCAGCCAAAGTTGTTAAAGAGGTACTGATTGAGCGGGGCAAGAGTACTGAGGAACACCGGACTGCCTGCCATCGCTAGCCCATTTGCAATGGGACGCTTCTTCAAGAAGTATTTTCCTATCATAGTCAGTGCTGGCTGCAGGTTGAAGGCTAGGCCAAGTCCTGTAAAGAAAGATATTAGACCATAGTTAGTAATACTACAGTTGTAACACAGATCAATTGAACCTCTCacctaaaaataaatacaagcaaAACCTTTAATTATGTCATAAGTAACTGTTGACCTCTGAAATACTTAAATTTAAACAAGCTGGCAACCTTGACTGCTTGCTCAGTCGTATTCTCTTTCTAGACATGCTAGTGACAGTTTTAGCAATCGAGCTAGAACTTGTATTTCTAAGAGATGTTAAAGTATAATAATAGTTCTACATAACCCATTTGAAGTAAATACTTTAAAAGCAATAAGTGTATACTATGATTGAATAAATTCTTGTTGTGCCatggccttttaaagatcttaaGTGTAGTACAAGATTCAGTTGTGGGCTAGCACTCTTTATGTGGGTATTGATTTTTCAATtaatggtatggtatggtttacAAGGAATATAAATAGACAGTCATATTGCATTACAACAGTTAAACAAATGGAGTCCAATAAGGTAAAACTGAAGCTTCACTTAGATGCGAATGTTTTTCCTAATACTACAGTCTTATTTTTAACCTGCTACTTAGAGGTAGAAGCTAATTGAATTAACTCAAATCGTACTTAAGAGGACTTAGATGGACTTACCACCGATAACGCCTATGCAGAGGTAGAGCTGGACCACACTGGTGCAGAAGGAAGCTAAGATCATACCAGTGGAACAGAGGCAGCCCCCCATCATGACGATTGGTCTGCAGCCATATGTGTTGACCAGTATGCTGCTGATGGGACCTGAAACAAATGGGACAACATTAAATCAAGCCACACATGTCAGATGTTTGTAGTAGTCATGGTCACTGAAAGTGAAGGGGTAATGATTTAATCCTGTTAGTGCTGCACACCCAACAGGAGCCCAGCTTCTATAAATAGAAGCACTGGactgtttccatttttaaacattgcacTCCCAA contains:
- the LOC132956132 gene encoding monocarboxylate transporter 2-like encodes the protein MPPPATGPAPVAPPDGGWGWPVVLASFISIGFSYAFPKAITVFFKDIQVIFGASYSEIAWISSIMLAVMYAAGPISSILVNTYGCRPIVMMGGCLCSTGMILASFCTSVVQLYLCIGVIGGLGLAFNLQPALTMIGKYFLKKRPIANGLAMAGSPVFLSTLAPLNQYLFNNFGWRGSFLILGGLLLNCCVAGSLMRPLGPPPGKIKKDEELAAITTTKEKFSAWKTVNKYLDLTLFQHRGFLIYLSGNVIMFLGFFAPIVFLAAYAKDMGVDEYSAAFLLSILAFVDMFARPSMGLLANSRWVRPRIQYFFSFAVLYNGVCHILCPLVESYTGLVVYAMFFGFAFGMVSSVLFETLMDLVGPQRFSSAVGLTTIVECCPVLLGPPLAGKLVDISKNYKYMYFCCGAVVIFASIWLFIGNFINYRLLDQERKRAEMYKRTETEDPDQLKNQKEADGEAQASEELVEKNQKEEEPMQRETNI